One Rosa chinensis cultivar Old Blush chromosome 5, RchiOBHm-V2, whole genome shotgun sequence genomic region harbors:
- the LOC112166275 gene encoding factor of DNA methylation 1 isoform X3 has product MVALKTFDMSDISEEIDIGDQSAFCHQDIDIVGKLQRNVPHVFGEAFSEQGKVFSNSEVQINDLKIKLEHTKSQQKELQEKLEKSESQKEELRKKIVHSKAQNKELKKTEEAQRKALNEVLLQESETRNRTLSEKLGRKLNRLLNHCDLQHEQMNVVLNKLKKMEEESVEVRALYSTLMFKENNNHDELINVRYHLEKTSLEKEAFSKSEDLNNDLMKRLGESESQRKELQEKYDRSESQKKELREELERIEAQKIELQKKDDQSEAELQEAHKEFINGLGGLRICSLIGVKRMGDLSKEPFQTSCTRRYSLKEADGKASTLYSQWQGNLRDPNWYPFITSMDSCGNSKLTINEDDEKLKQIKVDNLGSEVYKAVTTALVELNGYNTNSKSARTELWNFKEGRRATLKEAISSVLKQLKLQKNRIGKKLSEQKQLDVKKTNPDELEQQLDVKKKDPGDSTNEIQKKLEEKEDELRDLKADFEYSEALNSTLFVKERESNNELQDARKELIRGLVDDGFIGVKRMGELDITPFATACKRDHSMLEPEVWQDYLSDPSWHPFKAIEDEFGNRKEILDVEDEKLKSIKGDDAVYKAVTTALMELKEYNSSGMYVTDELWNFQKGRRATLQEGLSYILLNWRPLKRKRKI; this is encoded by the exons ATGGTTGCTTTGAAGAC GTTTGATATGTCTGACATATCAGAAGAAATAGATATTGGCGATCAGTCTGCGTTTTGTCACCAAGATATTGATATTG TAGGGAAATTGCAACGAAATGTACCTCATGTCTTTGGAGAGGCCTTCTCAGAGCAGGGAAAAGTCTTTTCAAACTCTGAGGTTCAAATAAATGATCTTAAGATAAAGCTTGAGCATACAAAATCTCAACAGAAAGAACTTCAGGAAAAACTTGAGAAGAGTGAATCTCAAAAGGAAGAGCTTCGGAAAAAGATTGTGCATAGCAAGGCTCAGAACAAAGAGCTTAAGAAAACTGAAGAAGCTCAAAGGAAAGCACTTAATGAAGTACTGCTTCAGGAGAGTGAGACTAGAAACAGAACTTTG AGTGAGAAGCTTGGTAGGAAATTGAACAGATTGCTCAACCATTGTGATCTCCAGCATGAACAAATGAATGTAGTTTTGAATAAGTTAAAGAAGATGGAAGAAGAGTCGGTAGAAGTACGTGCTCTATACTCTACACTTATGTTCAAGGAGAACAATAATCATGATGAGCTGATCAATGTACGATACCATCTTGAAAAGACCTCCTTAGAAAAAGAAGCCTTTTCAAAATCCGAAGATCTAAACAATGATCTTATGAAAAGGCTAGGTGAGAGTGAATCCCAAAGAAAGGAGCTTCAAGAAAAGTATGATCGTAGTGAGTCTCAGAAGAAAGAGCTGCGGGAGGAGCTTGAGCGGATTGAAGCTCAGAAGATAGAGCTTCAGAAAAAGGATGATCAGAGTGAAGCCGAACTGCAGGAGGCTCATAAAGAGTTCATCAAT GGACTAGGAGGTTTAAGAATTTGTTCTTTAATTGGTGTGAAGAGAATGGGAGACCTCAGCAAAGAACCATTTCAAACTTCATGCACGAGACGATATTCTTTAAAAGAAGCAGATGGCAAGGCATCAACACTATATTCTCAGTGGCAGGGCAACCTTAGGGATCCAAACTGGTATcctttcataactagcatggATTCTTGTGGAAATTCCAag CTAACAATCAATGAAGACGATGAAAAATTGAAACAGATAAAGGTTGACAATCTTGGTAGTGAAGTTTACAAGGCTGTGACAACTGCTCTTGTGGAATTGAATGGCTATAATACCAATAGTAAGAGTGCAAGAACAGAATTATGGAATTTTAAAGAAGGGAGGAGGGCAACATTGAAAGAGGCAATATCGTCTGTACTGAAGCAATTGAAACTGCAGAAAAACAGGATTGGTAAAAAGTTGTCAGAACAAAAG CAACTTGATGTGAAGAAGACAAACCCGGATGAATTGGAACAGCAGCTTGATGTGAAGAAGAAAGACCCAGGTGACAGCACTAATGAAATTCAAAAGAAGTTAGAGGAGAAGGAAGATGAGTTGAGAGATTTAAAAGCTGATTTTGAATATTCAGAAGCTCTCAACTCTACACTATTTGTCAAGGAGCGTGAAAGTAATAATGAACTGCAGGATGCTCGCAAGGAGTTAATCAGG GGACTGGTGGATGACGGTTTTATTGGCGTGAAGAGAATGGGAGAGCTTGACATCACGCCTTTTGCAACTGCATGCAAGAGAGACCATTCTATGCTAGAACCAGAGGTGTGGCAAGATTATCTTAGTGATCCAAGCTGGCATCCGTTTAAAGCAATCGAGGATGAATTTGGAAATCGGAAG GAAATTCTTGATGTAGAAGATGAAAAATTGAAGAGTATAAAGGGCGACGATGCAGTG
- the LOC112166275 gene encoding factor of DNA methylation 1 isoform X1, with the protein MVALKTFDMSDISEEIDIGDQSAFCHQDIDIVGKLQRNVPHVFGEAFSEQGKVFSNSEVQINDLKIKLEHTKSQQKELQEKLEKSESQKEELRKKIVHSKAQNKELKKTEEAQRKALNEVLLQESETRNRTLEQSEKLGRKLNRLLNHCDLQHEQMNVVLNKLKKMEEESVEVRALYSTLMFKENNNHDELINVRYHLEKTSLEKEAFSKSEDLNNDLMKRLGESESQRKELQEKYDRSESQKKELREELERIEAQKIELQKKDDQSEAELQEAHKEFINGLGGLRICSLIGVKRMGDLSKEPFQTSCTRRYSLKEADGKASTLYSQWQGNLRDPNWYPFITSMDSCGNSKLTINEDDEKLKQIKVDNLGSEVYKAVTTALVELNGYNTNSKSARTELWNFKEGRRATLKEAISSVLKQLKLQKNRIGKKLSEQKQLDVKKTNPDELEQQLDVKKKDPGDSTNEIQKKLEEKEDELRDLKADFEYSEALNSTLFVKERESNNELQDARKELIRGLVDDGFIGVKRMGELDITPFATACKRDHSMLEPEVWQDYLSDPSWHPFKAIEDEFGNRKEILDVEDEKLKSIKGDDAVYKAVTTALMELKEYNSSGMYVTDELWNFQKGRRATLQEGLSYILLNWRPLKRKRKI; encoded by the exons ATGGTTGCTTTGAAGAC GTTTGATATGTCTGACATATCAGAAGAAATAGATATTGGCGATCAGTCTGCGTTTTGTCACCAAGATATTGATATTG TAGGGAAATTGCAACGAAATGTACCTCATGTCTTTGGAGAGGCCTTCTCAGAGCAGGGAAAAGTCTTTTCAAACTCTGAGGTTCAAATAAATGATCTTAAGATAAAGCTTGAGCATACAAAATCTCAACAGAAAGAACTTCAGGAAAAACTTGAGAAGAGTGAATCTCAAAAGGAAGAGCTTCGGAAAAAGATTGTGCATAGCAAGGCTCAGAACAAAGAGCTTAAGAAAACTGAAGAAGCTCAAAGGAAAGCACTTAATGAAGTACTGCTTCAGGAGAGTGAGACTAGAAACAGAACTTTG GAACAGAGTGAGAAGCTTGGTAGGAAATTGAACAGATTGCTCAACCATTGTGATCTCCAGCATGAACAAATGAATGTAGTTTTGAATAAGTTAAAGAAGATGGAAGAAGAGTCGGTAGAAGTACGTGCTCTATACTCTACACTTATGTTCAAGGAGAACAATAATCATGATGAGCTGATCAATGTACGATACCATCTTGAAAAGACCTCCTTAGAAAAAGAAGCCTTTTCAAAATCCGAAGATCTAAACAATGATCTTATGAAAAGGCTAGGTGAGAGTGAATCCCAAAGAAAGGAGCTTCAAGAAAAGTATGATCGTAGTGAGTCTCAGAAGAAAGAGCTGCGGGAGGAGCTTGAGCGGATTGAAGCTCAGAAGATAGAGCTTCAGAAAAAGGATGATCAGAGTGAAGCCGAACTGCAGGAGGCTCATAAAGAGTTCATCAAT GGACTAGGAGGTTTAAGAATTTGTTCTTTAATTGGTGTGAAGAGAATGGGAGACCTCAGCAAAGAACCATTTCAAACTTCATGCACGAGACGATATTCTTTAAAAGAAGCAGATGGCAAGGCATCAACACTATATTCTCAGTGGCAGGGCAACCTTAGGGATCCAAACTGGTATcctttcataactagcatggATTCTTGTGGAAATTCCAag CTAACAATCAATGAAGACGATGAAAAATTGAAACAGATAAAGGTTGACAATCTTGGTAGTGAAGTTTACAAGGCTGTGACAACTGCTCTTGTGGAATTGAATGGCTATAATACCAATAGTAAGAGTGCAAGAACAGAATTATGGAATTTTAAAGAAGGGAGGAGGGCAACATTGAAAGAGGCAATATCGTCTGTACTGAAGCAATTGAAACTGCAGAAAAACAGGATTGGTAAAAAGTTGTCAGAACAAAAG CAACTTGATGTGAAGAAGACAAACCCGGATGAATTGGAACAGCAGCTTGATGTGAAGAAGAAAGACCCAGGTGACAGCACTAATGAAATTCAAAAGAAGTTAGAGGAGAAGGAAGATGAGTTGAGAGATTTAAAAGCTGATTTTGAATATTCAGAAGCTCTCAACTCTACACTATTTGTCAAGGAGCGTGAAAGTAATAATGAACTGCAGGATGCTCGCAAGGAGTTAATCAGG GGACTGGTGGATGACGGTTTTATTGGCGTGAAGAGAATGGGAGAGCTTGACATCACGCCTTTTGCAACTGCATGCAAGAGAGACCATTCTATGCTAGAACCAGAGGTGTGGCAAGATTATCTTAGTGATCCAAGCTGGCATCCGTTTAAAGCAATCGAGGATGAATTTGGAAATCGGAAG GAAATTCTTGATGTAGAAGATGAAAAATTGAAGAGTATAAAGGGCGACGATGCAGTG
- the LOC112166275 gene encoding factor of DNA methylation 1 isoform X2, with translation MVALKTFDMSDISEEIDIGDQSAFCHQDIDIGKLQRNVPHVFGEAFSEQGKVFSNSEVQINDLKIKLEHTKSQQKELQEKLEKSESQKEELRKKIVHSKAQNKELKKTEEAQRKALNEVLLQESETRNRTLEQSEKLGRKLNRLLNHCDLQHEQMNVVLNKLKKMEEESVEVRALYSTLMFKENNNHDELINVRYHLEKTSLEKEAFSKSEDLNNDLMKRLGESESQRKELQEKYDRSESQKKELREELERIEAQKIELQKKDDQSEAELQEAHKEFINGLGGLRICSLIGVKRMGDLSKEPFQTSCTRRYSLKEADGKASTLYSQWQGNLRDPNWYPFITSMDSCGNSKLTINEDDEKLKQIKVDNLGSEVYKAVTTALVELNGYNTNSKSARTELWNFKEGRRATLKEAISSVLKQLKLQKNRIGKKLSEQKQLDVKKTNPDELEQQLDVKKKDPGDSTNEIQKKLEEKEDELRDLKADFEYSEALNSTLFVKERESNNELQDARKELIRGLVDDGFIGVKRMGELDITPFATACKRDHSMLEPEVWQDYLSDPSWHPFKAIEDEFGNRKEILDVEDEKLKSIKGDDAVYKAVTTALMELKEYNSSGMYVTDELWNFQKGRRATLQEGLSYILLNWRPLKRKRKI, from the exons ATGGTTGCTTTGAAGAC GTTTGATATGTCTGACATATCAGAAGAAATAGATATTGGCGATCAGTCTGCGTTTTGTCACCAAGATATTGATATTG GGAAATTGCAACGAAATGTACCTCATGTCTTTGGAGAGGCCTTCTCAGAGCAGGGAAAAGTCTTTTCAAACTCTGAGGTTCAAATAAATGATCTTAAGATAAAGCTTGAGCATACAAAATCTCAACAGAAAGAACTTCAGGAAAAACTTGAGAAGAGTGAATCTCAAAAGGAAGAGCTTCGGAAAAAGATTGTGCATAGCAAGGCTCAGAACAAAGAGCTTAAGAAAACTGAAGAAGCTCAAAGGAAAGCACTTAATGAAGTACTGCTTCAGGAGAGTGAGACTAGAAACAGAACTTTG GAACAGAGTGAGAAGCTTGGTAGGAAATTGAACAGATTGCTCAACCATTGTGATCTCCAGCATGAACAAATGAATGTAGTTTTGAATAAGTTAAAGAAGATGGAAGAAGAGTCGGTAGAAGTACGTGCTCTATACTCTACACTTATGTTCAAGGAGAACAATAATCATGATGAGCTGATCAATGTACGATACCATCTTGAAAAGACCTCCTTAGAAAAAGAAGCCTTTTCAAAATCCGAAGATCTAAACAATGATCTTATGAAAAGGCTAGGTGAGAGTGAATCCCAAAGAAAGGAGCTTCAAGAAAAGTATGATCGTAGTGAGTCTCAGAAGAAAGAGCTGCGGGAGGAGCTTGAGCGGATTGAAGCTCAGAAGATAGAGCTTCAGAAAAAGGATGATCAGAGTGAAGCCGAACTGCAGGAGGCTCATAAAGAGTTCATCAAT GGACTAGGAGGTTTAAGAATTTGTTCTTTAATTGGTGTGAAGAGAATGGGAGACCTCAGCAAAGAACCATTTCAAACTTCATGCACGAGACGATATTCTTTAAAAGAAGCAGATGGCAAGGCATCAACACTATATTCTCAGTGGCAGGGCAACCTTAGGGATCCAAACTGGTATcctttcataactagcatggATTCTTGTGGAAATTCCAag CTAACAATCAATGAAGACGATGAAAAATTGAAACAGATAAAGGTTGACAATCTTGGTAGTGAAGTTTACAAGGCTGTGACAACTGCTCTTGTGGAATTGAATGGCTATAATACCAATAGTAAGAGTGCAAGAACAGAATTATGGAATTTTAAAGAAGGGAGGAGGGCAACATTGAAAGAGGCAATATCGTCTGTACTGAAGCAATTGAAACTGCAGAAAAACAGGATTGGTAAAAAGTTGTCAGAACAAAAG CAACTTGATGTGAAGAAGACAAACCCGGATGAATTGGAACAGCAGCTTGATGTGAAGAAGAAAGACCCAGGTGACAGCACTAATGAAATTCAAAAGAAGTTAGAGGAGAAGGAAGATGAGTTGAGAGATTTAAAAGCTGATTTTGAATATTCAGAAGCTCTCAACTCTACACTATTTGTCAAGGAGCGTGAAAGTAATAATGAACTGCAGGATGCTCGCAAGGAGTTAATCAGG GGACTGGTGGATGACGGTTTTATTGGCGTGAAGAGAATGGGAGAGCTTGACATCACGCCTTTTGCAACTGCATGCAAGAGAGACCATTCTATGCTAGAACCAGAGGTGTGGCAAGATTATCTTAGTGATCCAAGCTGGCATCCGTTTAAAGCAATCGAGGATGAATTTGGAAATCGGAAG GAAATTCTTGATGTAGAAGATGAAAAATTGAAGAGTATAAAGGGCGACGATGCAGTG
- the LOC112166275 gene encoding factor of DNA methylation 1 isoform X5, translating into MSDISEEIDIGDQSAFCHQDIDIGKLQRNVPHVFGEAFSEQGKVFSNSEVQINDLKIKLEHTKSQQKELQEKLEKSESQKEELRKKIVHSKAQNKELKKTEEAQRKALNEVLLQESETRNRTLEQSEKLGRKLNRLLNHCDLQHEQMNVVLNKLKKMEEESVEVRALYSTLMFKENNNHDELINVRYHLEKTSLEKEAFSKSEDLNNDLMKRLGESESQRKELQEKYDRSESQKKELREELERIEAQKIELQKKDDQSEAELQEAHKEFINGLGGLRICSLIGVKRMGDLSKEPFQTSCTRRYSLKEADGKASTLYSQWQGNLRDPNWYPFITSMDSCGNSKLTINEDDEKLKQIKVDNLGSEVYKAVTTALVELNGYNTNSKSARTELWNFKEGRRATLKEAISSVLKQLKLQKNRIGKKLSEQKQLDVKKTNPDELEQQLDVKKKDPGDSTNEIQKKLEEKEDELRDLKADFEYSEALNSTLFVKERESNNELQDARKELIRGLVDDGFIGVKRMGELDITPFATACKRDHSMLEPEVWQDYLSDPSWHPFKAIEDEFGNRKEILDVEDEKLKSIKGDDAVYKAVTTALMELKEYNSSGMYVTDELWNFQKGRRATLQEGLSYILLNWRPLKRKRKI; encoded by the exons ATGTCTGACATATCAGAAGAAATAGATATTGGCGATCAGTCTGCGTTTTGTCACCAAGATATTGATATTG GGAAATTGCAACGAAATGTACCTCATGTCTTTGGAGAGGCCTTCTCAGAGCAGGGAAAAGTCTTTTCAAACTCTGAGGTTCAAATAAATGATCTTAAGATAAAGCTTGAGCATACAAAATCTCAACAGAAAGAACTTCAGGAAAAACTTGAGAAGAGTGAATCTCAAAAGGAAGAGCTTCGGAAAAAGATTGTGCATAGCAAGGCTCAGAACAAAGAGCTTAAGAAAACTGAAGAAGCTCAAAGGAAAGCACTTAATGAAGTACTGCTTCAGGAGAGTGAGACTAGAAACAGAACTTTG GAACAGAGTGAGAAGCTTGGTAGGAAATTGAACAGATTGCTCAACCATTGTGATCTCCAGCATGAACAAATGAATGTAGTTTTGAATAAGTTAAAGAAGATGGAAGAAGAGTCGGTAGAAGTACGTGCTCTATACTCTACACTTATGTTCAAGGAGAACAATAATCATGATGAGCTGATCAATGTACGATACCATCTTGAAAAGACCTCCTTAGAAAAAGAAGCCTTTTCAAAATCCGAAGATCTAAACAATGATCTTATGAAAAGGCTAGGTGAGAGTGAATCCCAAAGAAAGGAGCTTCAAGAAAAGTATGATCGTAGTGAGTCTCAGAAGAAAGAGCTGCGGGAGGAGCTTGAGCGGATTGAAGCTCAGAAGATAGAGCTTCAGAAAAAGGATGATCAGAGTGAAGCCGAACTGCAGGAGGCTCATAAAGAGTTCATCAAT GGACTAGGAGGTTTAAGAATTTGTTCTTTAATTGGTGTGAAGAGAATGGGAGACCTCAGCAAAGAACCATTTCAAACTTCATGCACGAGACGATATTCTTTAAAAGAAGCAGATGGCAAGGCATCAACACTATATTCTCAGTGGCAGGGCAACCTTAGGGATCCAAACTGGTATcctttcataactagcatggATTCTTGTGGAAATTCCAag CTAACAATCAATGAAGACGATGAAAAATTGAAACAGATAAAGGTTGACAATCTTGGTAGTGAAGTTTACAAGGCTGTGACAACTGCTCTTGTGGAATTGAATGGCTATAATACCAATAGTAAGAGTGCAAGAACAGAATTATGGAATTTTAAAGAAGGGAGGAGGGCAACATTGAAAGAGGCAATATCGTCTGTACTGAAGCAATTGAAACTGCAGAAAAACAGGATTGGTAAAAAGTTGTCAGAACAAAAG CAACTTGATGTGAAGAAGACAAACCCGGATGAATTGGAACAGCAGCTTGATGTGAAGAAGAAAGACCCAGGTGACAGCACTAATGAAATTCAAAAGAAGTTAGAGGAGAAGGAAGATGAGTTGAGAGATTTAAAAGCTGATTTTGAATATTCAGAAGCTCTCAACTCTACACTATTTGTCAAGGAGCGTGAAAGTAATAATGAACTGCAGGATGCTCGCAAGGAGTTAATCAGG GGACTGGTGGATGACGGTTTTATTGGCGTGAAGAGAATGGGAGAGCTTGACATCACGCCTTTTGCAACTGCATGCAAGAGAGACCATTCTATGCTAGAACCAGAGGTGTGGCAAGATTATCTTAGTGATCCAAGCTGGCATCCGTTTAAAGCAATCGAGGATGAATTTGGAAATCGGAAG GAAATTCTTGATGTAGAAGATGAAAAATTGAAGAGTATAAAGGGCGACGATGCAGTG
- the LOC112166275 gene encoding factor of DNA methylation 1 isoform X4, with protein MSDISEEIDIGDQSAFCHQDIDIVGKLQRNVPHVFGEAFSEQGKVFSNSEVQINDLKIKLEHTKSQQKELQEKLEKSESQKEELRKKIVHSKAQNKELKKTEEAQRKALNEVLLQESETRNRTLEQSEKLGRKLNRLLNHCDLQHEQMNVVLNKLKKMEEESVEVRALYSTLMFKENNNHDELINVRYHLEKTSLEKEAFSKSEDLNNDLMKRLGESESQRKELQEKYDRSESQKKELREELERIEAQKIELQKKDDQSEAELQEAHKEFINGLGGLRICSLIGVKRMGDLSKEPFQTSCTRRYSLKEADGKASTLYSQWQGNLRDPNWYPFITSMDSCGNSKLTINEDDEKLKQIKVDNLGSEVYKAVTTALVELNGYNTNSKSARTELWNFKEGRRATLKEAISSVLKQLKLQKNRIGKKLSEQKQLDVKKTNPDELEQQLDVKKKDPGDSTNEIQKKLEEKEDELRDLKADFEYSEALNSTLFVKERESNNELQDARKELIRGLVDDGFIGVKRMGELDITPFATACKRDHSMLEPEVWQDYLSDPSWHPFKAIEDEFGNRKEILDVEDEKLKSIKGDDAVYKAVTTALMELKEYNSSGMYVTDELWNFQKGRRATLQEGLSYILLNWRPLKRKRKI; from the exons ATGTCTGACATATCAGAAGAAATAGATATTGGCGATCAGTCTGCGTTTTGTCACCAAGATATTGATATTG TAGGGAAATTGCAACGAAATGTACCTCATGTCTTTGGAGAGGCCTTCTCAGAGCAGGGAAAAGTCTTTTCAAACTCTGAGGTTCAAATAAATGATCTTAAGATAAAGCTTGAGCATACAAAATCTCAACAGAAAGAACTTCAGGAAAAACTTGAGAAGAGTGAATCTCAAAAGGAAGAGCTTCGGAAAAAGATTGTGCATAGCAAGGCTCAGAACAAAGAGCTTAAGAAAACTGAAGAAGCTCAAAGGAAAGCACTTAATGAAGTACTGCTTCAGGAGAGTGAGACTAGAAACAGAACTTTG GAACAGAGTGAGAAGCTTGGTAGGAAATTGAACAGATTGCTCAACCATTGTGATCTCCAGCATGAACAAATGAATGTAGTTTTGAATAAGTTAAAGAAGATGGAAGAAGAGTCGGTAGAAGTACGTGCTCTATACTCTACACTTATGTTCAAGGAGAACAATAATCATGATGAGCTGATCAATGTACGATACCATCTTGAAAAGACCTCCTTAGAAAAAGAAGCCTTTTCAAAATCCGAAGATCTAAACAATGATCTTATGAAAAGGCTAGGTGAGAGTGAATCCCAAAGAAAGGAGCTTCAAGAAAAGTATGATCGTAGTGAGTCTCAGAAGAAAGAGCTGCGGGAGGAGCTTGAGCGGATTGAAGCTCAGAAGATAGAGCTTCAGAAAAAGGATGATCAGAGTGAAGCCGAACTGCAGGAGGCTCATAAAGAGTTCATCAAT GGACTAGGAGGTTTAAGAATTTGTTCTTTAATTGGTGTGAAGAGAATGGGAGACCTCAGCAAAGAACCATTTCAAACTTCATGCACGAGACGATATTCTTTAAAAGAAGCAGATGGCAAGGCATCAACACTATATTCTCAGTGGCAGGGCAACCTTAGGGATCCAAACTGGTATcctttcataactagcatggATTCTTGTGGAAATTCCAag CTAACAATCAATGAAGACGATGAAAAATTGAAACAGATAAAGGTTGACAATCTTGGTAGTGAAGTTTACAAGGCTGTGACAACTGCTCTTGTGGAATTGAATGGCTATAATACCAATAGTAAGAGTGCAAGAACAGAATTATGGAATTTTAAAGAAGGGAGGAGGGCAACATTGAAAGAGGCAATATCGTCTGTACTGAAGCAATTGAAACTGCAGAAAAACAGGATTGGTAAAAAGTTGTCAGAACAAAAG CAACTTGATGTGAAGAAGACAAACCCGGATGAATTGGAACAGCAGCTTGATGTGAAGAAGAAAGACCCAGGTGACAGCACTAATGAAATTCAAAAGAAGTTAGAGGAGAAGGAAGATGAGTTGAGAGATTTAAAAGCTGATTTTGAATATTCAGAAGCTCTCAACTCTACACTATTTGTCAAGGAGCGTGAAAGTAATAATGAACTGCAGGATGCTCGCAAGGAGTTAATCAGG GGACTGGTGGATGACGGTTTTATTGGCGTGAAGAGAATGGGAGAGCTTGACATCACGCCTTTTGCAACTGCATGCAAGAGAGACCATTCTATGCTAGAACCAGAGGTGTGGCAAGATTATCTTAGTGATCCAAGCTGGCATCCGTTTAAAGCAATCGAGGATGAATTTGGAAATCGGAAG GAAATTCTTGATGTAGAAGATGAAAAATTGAAGAGTATAAAGGGCGACGATGCAGTG